A genomic region of Arachis hypogaea cultivar Tifrunner chromosome 5, arahy.Tifrunner.gnm2.J5K5, whole genome shotgun sequence contains the following coding sequences:
- the LOC112800754 gene encoding protein MAIN-LIKE 1: MAGLYHLARLNDRWFRLGEALVSAFVERWRPETHTFHMPFGECTITLQDVAYQLGLPVDGSYVSGCLSEFYIYIQGGRPAWVWFQELLGVVPPPSQVQKYAVNCSWFQETFGECPKVADDETVRRYARAYIMMLGTQLFADKSGNRIHIRWLPYVARLEEMGTYSWGSAALAWLYRCMCRVANRHVVKLAGLLQLLQFWIFWRFPRFRPEGYETFSWPLASRWSGYNPSGSEKGPRVQMWRLRIDRLQDREFIWMLYTTLDVLQDVHPEALEPRHMALWRYVTSLIYFAVTE, encoded by the exons ATGGCTGGACTATACCATCTAGCAAggctgaacgatagatggttccggttaggcgaggcccttgtcagtgcattcgtcgagcgatggcgtccggagacgcacacatttcacatgccgttcggagagtgcacgatcacacttcaggacgtggcataccagttGGGTTTGCCAGTGGACGGGAGTTACGTCAGCGGCTGCCTATCAGAATTCTATATTTACATCCAGGGTGGCCGTCCAGCCTGGgtgtggttccaggagttgctcgGAGTGGTTCCTCCTCCTagccaggttcagaagtacgcagtgaactgcagctggtttcaggagacTTTTGGTGAGTGCCCTAAGGTAGCTGATGACGAGACTGTGCGGAGATATGCCCGTGCATACATCATGATGTTGGGTACGCAGCTGTTTGCGGACAAGTCTGGCAACcgcattcacatcagatggcttcccTACGTAGCTAGGCTGGAGGAGATGGGTACCTACAGCTGGGGTTCTGCAGCACTAGcctggttgtaccggtgcatgtgccgagtggcgaACAGACATGTGGTCAAGTTAGCGGGCCTACTTCAGTTACTTCAGTTTTGGATCTTCTGGCGATTTCCTCGGTTTAGGCCTGAAGGGTATGAGACGTTCAGCTGGCCATTGGCGTCGAG GTGGTCAGGATACAACCCTTCCGGTAGCGAGAAGGGTCCTAGAGTGCAGATGTGGAGGCTAAGGATAGACCGGTTACAGGACAGGGAG TTTATCTGGATGCTTTACACAACTCTCGACGTACTTCAGGATGTGCATCCAGAGGCATTGGAGCCTCGGCATATGGCGTTGTGGCGGTATGTGACGTCGCTGATCTACTTTGCCGTCACAGAGTGA
- the LOC140184820 gene encoding uncharacterized protein — MPGTVAVLRTSPVRVGGQYGGTLLIAIAQDGNSNILPVAIALVEGENAESWTFFLSQLRQHVTPQPGLLVISDSHNSIKAALEAPDGGWLPPSAYRAFCIRHVAANFALTFKGKDARRLLVNAAYAKTEHRDEGRRFGHITTNISECVNSILKGVRNLPVSSLVKATYGRLAELFVRKGEAEAQMGTGQQFTQHLAKCIEANLKTARCFTVTLYDRDNSEFTVAETTPTGSFSLGSYRVSLAAWTCDCGISSVFSVYRMGFTPPIPEGFWPPYDGPTVIPNPDKRRAREGRPRSTRIRTNMDEADPNRPKRCGICRQPGHTRRSCPQLGGSSHTGGH, encoded by the exons atgcctggtactgttgcAGTCCTAAGGACTAGCCCCGTTCGAGTTGGAGGACAG taCGGGGGAACGTTGCTCATCGCAATTGCACAGGATGGGAACTCGAACATTCTACCTGTTGCAATCGCACTagtagagggtgagaatgctgagtcttGGACATTCTTTCTCTCCCAACTTCGTCAGCACGTGACACCGCAGCcgggtctgctggttatatcggacagCCATAACAGCATCAAGGCTGCGCTTGAGGCTCCTGACGGAGGTTGGTTACCTCCATCTgcataccgtgcattctgcattcgacacgtcGCTGCTAACTTTgcccttaccttcaagggcaaagacgcaCGGAGGCTTCTTGTGAATGCGGCGTATGCCAAGACCGAG CATCGTGACGAGGGGCGGAGATTCGGTCACATCACGACGAATATCTccgagtgtgtgaactcaatcctcAAGGGTGTCAGAAACTTACCTGTATCCTCGTtggtgaaggcaacatatggTAGGCTTGCGGAACTTTTTGTTCGCAAGGgagaggctgaggcccagatgGGAACCGGACAACAATTCACTCAGCACTTGGCCAAGTGTattgaggccaacttgaagacggcgaggtgcttcacggtgactttgTATGACAGAGATAATTCCGAGTTCACCGTAGCCGAAACCACTCCGACTGGTTCCTTCTCATTGGGTAGCTACAGAGTATCGCTTGCCGCTTGGACATGTGACTGCGG GATTAGTTCGGTATTCAGTGTGTATCGTATGGGATTCACCCCTCCGATTCCAgagggtttctggccaccataCGACGGGCCTACTGTGATACCGAACCCTGACAagaggcgtgcgagagagggtcgTCCGAGGTCCACCAGGATACGAACAaatatggacgaggcagatccAAACCGTCCAAAGAGATGTGGCATATGTCGCCAACCCGGACACACACGTCGGAGTTGCCCACAGTTGGGTGGATCATCTCACACTGGGGGCCATTAG